In Apostichopus japonicus isolate 1M-3 chromosome 3, ASM3797524v1, whole genome shotgun sequence, a single genomic region encodes these proteins:
- the LOC139965257 gene encoding uncharacterized protein has translation MDVCNEAGSGLEQVVERSLTPPKMRRSFKLVLYREIWKCYLKVEVEELDTLAQDINGLKYSAQVASILDSNEPSISKGMAQLGLKDNQPLVDLKLSPCKPLFSDIVLNHIEFSLLG, from the exons atggatgtctgtaatgaagctggatcaggtttagaacaagtggttgaaagatcatTAACTCCACCAAAAatgagaagatccttcaagcttgtcctctacagagagatctggaagtgttatctcaag gtggaggtagaggaattggacactcttgcgcaagatatcaacggcttgaagtactctgctcaggtggcctccattctag attccaatgaaccttccatcagcaaaggaatggcgcaactcggtctgaaggacaatcAACCGCTGGTGGACTTAAAGCTGTCACCGTGCAAACCACTCTTCTCTGACATAGTGCTGAACCATATAGAGTTTTCCCTCCTTGGATGA